A genome region from Arthrobacter agilis includes the following:
- a CDS encoding CaiB/BaiF CoA transferase family protein translates to MRNPTAKEAPEVLSGIRVLDCSIAMAGPFAAQRLGDLGADVIKVEPTAGEWQRHAAAGGATGNRINVSFLSLNRNKRSIAVDLKSAEGREITYDLVKTADVFLQNYRPGVATRLGVDYETIRAINPGIIYVSISGYGEDGPYRNRPGQDLLLQAMSGAMLSSGSHGEPPAAAGQYLVDAVTASTAFEGVLAALFHRERTGEGQLVSVNMLDAITTLQMQELSVFTVGKVAQTRGTEPHAHVYIRAPYGTFSTADGFIALAMPDLHVLGDVIGEPSFLGMDSETDSWTSRDEIFRKTAERLITRTSGEWLELLGAAGIWAGPVYDYQDLVDDEQIAHNGTFIEYDHPTEGLVKTPGFPYRLSATPPRIHRGAPLAGEHTREILTELGIAGTRAEELLEAGVVADEAPISAAPERTSA, encoded by the coding sequence ATGAGGAACCCAACCGCCAAGGAAGCCCCCGAAGTACTCTCGGGCATCCGGGTGCTCGACTGCTCGATCGCGATGGCGGGGCCGTTCGCCGCACAACGCCTCGGCGACCTCGGCGCCGACGTGATCAAGGTCGAGCCGACTGCTGGAGAGTGGCAGCGCCACGCTGCGGCAGGCGGGGCGACGGGCAACCGCATCAACGTGTCCTTCCTGTCGCTCAACCGGAACAAGCGTTCCATCGCCGTCGACCTCAAGTCGGCCGAGGGCAGGGAGATCACCTACGACCTCGTGAAGACCGCCGACGTGTTCCTCCAGAACTACCGCCCCGGCGTCGCCACCAGGCTCGGCGTCGACTACGAGACGATCAGGGCCATCAACCCGGGGATCATCTACGTCTCGATCTCCGGCTACGGGGAGGACGGGCCGTACCGCAACCGTCCCGGGCAGGATCTGCTGCTCCAGGCGATGAGCGGTGCGATGCTCTCCTCGGGCAGCCACGGAGAGCCCCCGGCAGCAGCGGGCCAGTACCTCGTCGACGCCGTGACGGCCTCGACCGCGTTCGAGGGGGTCCTCGCCGCGCTGTTCCACCGCGAGCGCACCGGCGAGGGCCAGCTCGTCTCGGTCAACATGCTCGACGCCATCACCACCCTGCAGATGCAGGAGCTGTCGGTGTTCACCGTCGGCAAGGTCGCCCAGACGCGGGGCACGGAGCCTCATGCGCACGTCTACATCCGTGCACCGTACGGCACCTTCTCGACCGCGGACGGCTTCATCGCCCTGGCGATGCCCGACCTCCATGTCCTCGGGGACGTCATCGGTGAGCCATCCTTCCTCGGCATGGATTCCGAGACCGACAGCTGGACCAGTCGTGACGAGATCTTCAGGAAGACCGCCGAACGCCTCATCACCCGCACCAGCGGGGAATGGCTCGAACTCCTCGGCGCCGCCGGTATCTGGGCCGGCCCGGTCTACGACTACCAGGACCTCGTCGACGACGAGCAGATCGCCCACAACGGCACGTTCATCGAGTACGACCACCCGACGGAAGGGCTCGTGAAGACGCCGGGCTTCCCGTACCGCCTGTCCGCCACTCCCCCGCGGATCCACCGGGGTGCACCGCTGGCCGGCGAACACACGCGCGAGATCCTCACCGAGCTGGGCATCGCGGGCACGCGGGCCGAGGAGCTGCTCGAGGCCGGTGTCGTGGCCGACGAGGCGCCCATCAGCGCAGCGCCGGAACGGACATCGGCATGA